In a single window of the Panthera uncia isolate 11264 chromosome B2 unlocalized genomic scaffold, Puncia_PCG_1.0 HiC_scaffold_25, whole genome shotgun sequence genome:
- the LOC125939504 gene encoding olfactory receptor 2W1-like, with the protein MVNNTHFGGFILLGFPGQPQLEMIISGVVFLFYTIALMGNMAIILLPLLDEHLQTPMYFFLRNLAILDLCYITNIVPQMLVNVWGKDKKISFGGCAFQLFTDVTLCTVECMLLAVMSYDRFNAVCKPLHYMTIMNPQLCRTLVAMTWGVGVTNCMILSPYAMSLPRCGNHHLDHYFCEISAMVKIACVDTTAMEETLFALCFFIFLTPLLLILVSYGFIAIAVLKIKSAAGRQKAFGTCSSHLIVVSIFYGTVIYMYIQPGNSPSQDEGKLLSIFYSIVTPSLNPLIYTLRNKEFKGAMKRLIRKEKCSLETTGH; encoded by the coding sequence atggtCAACAATACCCACTTTGGTGGATTTATACTCCTTGGATTCCCAGGGCAGCCACAGCTGGAGATGATCATCTCTGGGGTTGTCTTTCTCTTCTACACCATTGCCTTGATGGGAAACATGGCCATCATCCTGCTGCCGTTACTGGATGAACATCTCCAgacccccatgtacttcttccttagGAATTTGGCCATCTTGGATCTCTGTTATATCACAAATATAGTCCCACAGATGTTGGTCAATGTCTGgggcaaagacaaaaaaatctcTTTTGGTGGCTGTGCCTTTCAACTTTTCACTGATGTGACACTATGCACAGTCGAATGTATGCTTCTGGCTGTGATGTCTTATGACCGATTCAATGCTGTCTGCAAGCCTCTGCACTACATGACCATTATGAACCCCCAACTCTGTCGAACCCTGGTGGCCATGACCTGGGGAGTTGGTGTTACTAATTGCATGATACTTTCACCCTATGCCATGAGTCTTCCCCGATGTGGGAACCACCATTTGGATCACTATTTTTGTGAAATATCTGCAATGGTGAAGATTGCATGTGTGGACACCACAGCCATGGAGGAAACCTTATTTgcattatgtttttttattttcctcacacCACTCCTTCTCATTCTAGTTTCTTATGGCTTCATTGCTATAGCTGTGTTGAAGATCAAATCTGCAGCAGGGAGACAGAAAGCGTTTGGGACCTGTTCCTCCCACCTCATTGTGGTGTCCATCTTCTATGGGACTGTTATCTACATGTACATCCAGCCAGGAAACAGTCCATCTCAGGATGAAGGTAAACTTCTCAGTATCTTTTATTCCATTGTTACTCCCAGCTTGAACCCCCTGATCTACACACTAAGGAATAAGGAGTTCAAGGGGGCCATGAAGAGgctgattagaaaagaaaaatgttccttGGAAACAACAGGACACTAA